The Drosophila sulfurigaster albostrigata strain 15112-1811.04 chromosome 3, ASM2355843v2, whole genome shotgun sequence genomic sequence TTGTAGaagaaaaagtatatatatttcgacTTACCGATCCCTTGCAGGACAGATGGGCGCCGGAGAGCGTGAAGTAGCGAGTCCGCCAGCGCCTAAAGAGTCGCCACTTGCCCTTCTTCTCCTTGAGCTGGCCCTCGATCATGGGCTGATTGCTGCCATTGAGGAAGCCAACCGCCTTGTCCGGATGATTGCACAGAAAGCAGCCCCATTGATACTCCAGCTCATTGCAGTTAGGATTCGACTTGTTCGTCTTGGACACCTCGAACACATCGAGAAAGCCCGAGTGACGCAGCTCATTCACAAGTATCTCACGGTCCTAAGaacataattacaattataaagTTGAAGCGGAAGCACAGAGTGTTCCATACCTTGACCTGGGGAAACTGACTGGTGACCAGTTCGGTGAAGCTGCGATTCTCGCACTTGAGTATCTGCCAGATGTTCTTCAGATTGCTGATACCCGGCTCACGTGTGCTAAGCACACATTTCTCTTTGACCTGTAAAGCATTACTTGTATTAGTTTGTAATAGAGGAGGAAAGGGAGTCGTAACTTACAAAGTGCCGCACTTGGAAGTCGAGGAAGATCATGTGTATCCAGGTTTTGGGGTTGCGTGTACGCATAGTGAAGCAGGTCTTCGAGTAGAGGCAATGCGGTCCACGTATCTGGCATGCAAAATGCAGTTTAGCCACCTTCTTGCGACGCTCTGCGAATTCATTGGAAACTGTGTGTGATGTGTGCAGGTGTGTGGGTGTAGGTGTATAATGTATAGGTGTATAGTGAAGCGAAAGAGAGTTAGAAAGGAGATTCACAAGTAAGAGAGCTGCAAACGAAGCTAATGCGGAAATAATAAAGTCTGACCAAAAGAACTTTAACGTAAATTTATAGTCAAGGAAGATCTAAGTCGAAATATTGGAAATATTGTCCCTGAATTTCATAGCCCTAACTCCTATAAACTCTGAGATCTAGTTAATAATAACGACAGACGGGGCAATACAAGTCCCTAATAAGAAGAGACTTACCCTCAATGCTGCACCTGGTGGGCGGTGGCAAGTGCTGTGAGACCTCATCCATATACGACTTGATGGAGACAAAGTTCTTCTCGCAAAACTGTTGGACGGGATCGCGCATGATCTGATATGGCTCAAAGGTGCTCATACGCTGATCCATGACGTTGTTGGCATTGAGTAAAGTGCGACTGGTGTTATCACTGCGACGAGGCGCTACATTCGTGGTGGTCGTGGGACCCGAGACGATCACCTCGCtctaaattaaagtaaattcattTAGTAATGAATGGAATAAACCATCTCGAATCGCCTTACATTGCCATTGACTGGCAGCTTCATGACGGacttggcattgccattgctggAGCATTGAGGCAATGCTGGCGATGCATGATGTACGGAGACGGCGTTCTGtgcagctcctgctgctgttcccGTTCCTACTGATGTTCCTGCTCCCGTTTGTGGTATGGAAATGGAGCCCACCGACTGGTTCAGTGCATCGGTGCTGTACTTCATCAACACTGTGCTCGAGTTGAGCAGCGTTGAGGGACCTTGCGAATGGGGACGCACTTTTGATGGCGATGTGGTCACCGTCACGCCGCCCGAAGTCACCGGTATGCCATGCTTATTGTGTCCCGTGATAATCACATCGTTGCTCAGCGGCGGCACCGGCGTCACTGGCGGATTATTTGGTGTGGTGGGCGTCTTGGGCGTGGCGCCCGTTTGCACCACAACGTTGCCATTGGAACTGCCACCAGCAGCCTGTTGATTCAGTTGTGAATTGCTCAGACGCGTCATGCTCTTGTGCAGTCCGCCCACCGAGCCGCTGGCCACATTCAAGCGGGTCACGCTGCGGTGCGTATTGCTCGCCGGATGCAAACGTCCCGTGCTGCGAGAATCCCCAAGCTTCACACGACGCGTGTAACCCGTGTGTGGaggcgtgggcgtggccacCTGAGCGATCACAGGCTGTGGCGCTGGCGTTGGCGCAGCAGGCGGTGCAAGGGGCGTGGATGTAGACAGTGGTGTTGGCGTGGGTGTAGGCGTCGCTAtggctgtgggcgtggcattgcCAAGCGGTGTCTGCAGCATGTTGCTGGTTGAGGGAGCTGGCTTCATGGGCGGACTCGGACTGGAGCTGTTCAGACTAACGATGGTGACGCCACCCGACGTCTTGTTGCCCACATCGTGCTGCGAGCTGAGCGCTGCGTTCTTCTGGCGCACACAGGCGAGCACCTTGTCGGTGAAGAGCACGGGATAAGCGGAGCACAGACGCGTCGCCTCCTGTTGCAACAGCGCCTGAGCGGGCAAATGTTCCAGCACAAAGTCAAGGGCCTGCTGAGCGGTCTCCTTGCTGCCAATGCCCGAGGTGGTAAGGATTTGGGCGCACAGTGTGACCGTACTCGGATTGGTTTTCGCAGCTAGGCGCAGCTGCTCGAAGTGATCGACGAGCAGGTGTGGCGAGTGCTGCGCCAGTTTAAGCAGTATCTGCATGGTGATGTTCGAGGTGTCGCTGTCCTGCAGAAAGCCACAAAGTTGAGGTACACAAGACTCCAGCACAGCTGGTGACTTCTGCACAATGAGCAGATACAGCTGAAAGACGGCCATGCGTTCCTGGGCATCACATTGCGGCAGCAGCGGAATGAGGAGTGGAGCATGGGGCGTTACGGTCTCGGGGGAAACCTCATAGACCTGGGAGAGCACACGCAACAGTCCATAGTTGCCCGCAAGTATGGAGTCCATGATGGGATCCATGATGTCAATCAAGAGATAGGCATAATCGATGGCGGCCAGCGAGAGATAGCTGGCGAGATTGCGGGAGAGCTCCTTGTTGCCCTTGGGCAGAAACTGCACCGCAATGGGCAGCGCAATCTTCATGAGTTCCTTCTTATCATAGTTCTGCAATGAGAGTGAGAATTAGCTATGTAGTTGGCAAGGGGATGCAGCGGACTTACCAGAAATATGCTGGAGATGATGTCGGCAGCAATCTTGGCATGTGGCGGCTCCTCCTTGGTGGTTGCCACTGGCTGCAGATTCCAGAGCAGACAGGTCTTTAGCAGATCCACAAGAGCGGCACAATAACGCTCCGCGCTGCGTGTTTCGCGTATGCAGGAAAGCACACGAGTGACGCAAATCTCCACAACGCTCTGATCATTGTTGTTCTTCACGTAATCCGCATGCGAGATAATGGGATTGATTTCCGACAGCTAAGCAAAGTAAAAGTTAACTTGATTACGATCTTAGTAGCTTTGTTGGGGTGTTAACTAGACTTACCACCTCGGTGATGTCGTTGACAATGTCCGCATCGGGAACGGAGAACAAATCTCCGGCACGGGACAAATCGCGCTTGGCGAGCACTTTCGTAAACAGTTCGTGCATCGCTCTAGTCTAGTCAATCATCTCCTTGGGCAGCTGCAAGCACAATGAAAGCAAAGCGGTTTTATTTTTCGGACATTATTCGGGCACTGGGAACTTCTTGCAACTTTGAAGCACTTGGAGACGCAATGCAATTTGCgacgcatttgcattttcagtGTCATTGGCAAGTTGCCAGGCTGCTGTCAGGCGGCGGCTGCTGGCGCCTTTGCCTTTCTTTATCTTATCTCGCCATAGGGCAGAACAATCGGGGAAGTCGGAGAAGGGGGAATCAGGGAAAGTCGGAGATCTACACTGGGCACAACTAGCCCTAAGCATTTCGCTCTGCTCTCCACTTGACTAAATATTTGCTGCAATAACTTTTTCACTCAACTGTcgctctccccctctctctctctttcccgtCTCGTCTCGTGTCAGTCTATATATCAGTCAGGCAGCAGTCTGGCTGGATGTGGAGAGATGCACTTGTGTCTGGCCTGTGGCATTGTATAAATAGCCACAAAATATGTTACTTGTTGCACTTGTGAGGCAAAAGTGCCTCAACACTCGATATCTAAACCGGCGCTGGACTATAAAGACAGCAAAGTGCCGCTGATAAGACTGTCTGCCACCCACTTTATAGAGCCGGAGACGGACACCGTAAATATGATATCAGTGGTATCAACTGGCATGTAAGTTGTTATCGTAACTGACCTTTAAAAGCGATTCACAAACACCAAAGAcaaattacttatttttgtgtgttcaGTATCTTTGCAGTCGATCTGGCGTCGCTGTTGGTCAAGGTTAACGGTAAAccatctatatatgtatgtatgtatatttgcgAGTATTGTATTGTACACTGTTGTATATTCAACTGATTCGGCAGATTTGGCACATTGCAATAATAATGTGCCGCAGAAGGTAATGAAAATGCGCctcgttttctgttttctgttttctgcgactctctttctcgctctctggGGATTCCCCTGGTTACTGAAGGGAGCGGAAGTCAGGGAGTGGGGAGAGGGGAGCAACGGGCACCTTAAACTCGCTGCTCGGTGCAAATAAACACATGGCAATTGTGTTTGCTCTGATATCACAGACCTGTCAGCGTTCAACTTGAGCCAGCGAATGCTTCTCTTCATGCAGTGTGGAATGCACTTTGCACATTGGCCAAAAGCAACCAGTGTTGAGGAGGGGGTAGAGGGTTGAGGGGGATTGTAAGTACTTGTAGTTAGATTTTGATTAGATGCGCAGAATTCCACAGTGCAACGGGGATTAAGTCTTAAGTCGCTTGGCTAAGACGACAATGGAATTTGCTTTGTGGGCGCAACTTGCCGctgtctttgtctctctct encodes the following:
- the LOC133845344 gene encoding protein melted isoform X1; translated protein: MHELFTKVLAKRDLSRAGDLFSVPDADIVNDITEVLSEINPIISHADYVKNNNDQSVVEICVTRVLSCIRETRSAERYCAALVDLLKTCLLWNLQPVATTKEEPPHAKIAADIISSIFLNYDKKELMKIALPIAVQFLPKGNKELSRNLASYLSLAAIDYAYLLIDIMDPIMDSILAGNYGLLRVLSQVYEVSPETVTPHAPLLIPLLPQCDAQERMAVFQLYLLIVQKSPAVLESCVPQLCGFLQDSDTSNITMQILLKLAQHSPHLLVDHFEQLRLAAKTNPSTVTLCAQILTTSGIGSKETAQQALDFVLEHLPAQALLQQEATRLCSAYPVLFTDKVLACVRQKNAALSSQHDVGNKTSGGVTIVSLNSSSPSPPMKPAPSTSNMLQTPLGNATPTAIATPTPTPTPLSTSTPLAPPAAPTPAPQPVIAQVATPTPPHTGYTRRVKLGDSRSTGRLHPASNTHRSVTRLNVASGSVGGLHKSMTRLSNSQLNQQAAGGSSNGNVVVQTGATPKTPTTPNNPPVTPVPPLSNDVIITGHNKHGIPVTSGGVTVTTSPSKVRPHSQGPSTLLNSSTVLMKYSTDALNQSVGSISIPQTGAGTSVGTGTAAGAAQNAVSVHHASPALPQCSSNGNAKSVMKLPVNGNSEVIVSGPTTTTNVAPRRSDNTSRTLLNANNVMDQRMSTFEPYQIMRDPVQQFCEKNFVSIKSYMDEVSQHLPPPTRCSIEVSNEFAERRKKVAKLHFACQIRGPHCLYSKTCFTMRTRNPKTWIHMIFLDFQVRHFVKEKCVLSTREPGISNLKNIWQILKCENRSFTELVTSQFPQVKDREILVNELRHSGFLDVFEVSKTNKSNPNCNELEYQWGCFLCNHPDKAVGFLNGSNQPMIEGQLKEKKGKWRLFRRWRTRYFTLSGAHLSCKGSSGGESIDVNQIRSVKVSRGARNIPKAFEIFTADQTLILKPKDGKNAEEWVQCLSIVVAHSQARDNPTVKTNSLPARSIGNSKPSF
- the LOC133845344 gene encoding protein melted isoform X2, whose protein sequence is MHELFTKVLAKRDLSRAGDLFSVPDADIVNDITEVLSEINPIISHADYVKNNNDQSVVEICVTRVLSCIRETRSAERYCAALVDLLKTCLLWNLQPVATTKEEPPHAKIAADIISSIFLNYDKKELMKIALPIAVQFLPKGNKELSRNLASYLSLAAIDYAYLLIDIMDPIMDSILAGNYGLLRVLSQVYEVSPETVTPHAPLLIPLLPQCDAQERMAVFQLYLLIVQKSPAVLESCVPQLCGFLQDSDTSNITMQILLKLAQHSPHLLVDHFEQLRLAAKTNPSTVTLCAQILTTSGIGSKETAQQALDFVLEHLPAQALLQQEATRLCSAYPVLFTDKVLACVRQKNAALSSQHDVGNKTSGGVTIVSLNSSSPSPPMKPAPSTSNMLQTPLGNATPTAIATPTPTPTPLSTSTPLAPPAAPTPAPQPVIAQVATPTPPHTGYTRRVKLGDSRSTGRLHPASNTHRSVTRLNVASGSVGGLHKSMTRLSNSQLNQQAAGGSSNGNVVVQTGATPKTPTTPNNPPVTPVPPLSNDVIITGHNKHGIPVTSGGVTVTTSPSKVRPHSQGPSTLLNSSTVLMKYSTDALNQSVGSISIPQTGAGTSVGTGTAAGAAQNAVSVHHASPALPQCSSNGNAKSVMKLPVNGNSEVIVSGPTTTTNVAPRRSDNTSRTLLNANNVMDQRMSTFEPYQIMRDPVQQFCEKNFVSIKSYMDEVSQHLPPPTRCSIEERRKKVAKLHFACQIRGPHCLYSKTCFTMRTRNPKTWIHMIFLDFQVRHFVKEKCVLSTREPGISNLKNIWQILKCENRSFTELVTSQFPQVKDREILVNELRHSGFLDVFEVSKTNKSNPNCNELEYQWGCFLCNHPDKAVGFLNGSNQPMIEGQLKEKKGKWRLFRRWRTRYFTLSGAHLSCKGSSGGESIDVNQIRSVKVSRGARNIPKAFEIFTADQTLILKPKDGKNAEEWVQCLSIVVAHSQARDNPTVKTNSLPARSIGNSKPSF